A single window of Colletotrichum destructivum chromosome 9, complete sequence DNA harbors:
- a CDS encoding Putative major facilitator, sugar transporter, major facilitator superfamily, with product MAKKTIVSQQVVANVDVAQAEAPRFEKVYWTKEPHLRKLYFSTVFLMVASATTGYDGMLVNTSQQMKRWKDFFGDGVSDNNKLGILINMFNIGSIISFFITPYVADTYGRKVAIVSGCLFMIVGGAITAFCNGWGMYVGGRFILGFGNSLAQMASPLLLTEICHPQHRGPVTAIYNCLWNLGALVVASIGWGTSYINNDWCWRSITFIQIVPSVIQLIGIWWVPESPRFLINKDRSEDALAVLAKHHAGGDFNNATVQFEYREMKETITMERDAEKTTSYADFFRTKGNRWRLAIIISLGVISQYSGNALFSNYMDAIYEGAGITEQNQKLAISTGKSILDLSCSIGAALTVDYFGRRPLFLVAISGMVGSFVCWTITGAVFENSGATNQGSGYAQLVFIWIFGIFYDIGFSGLLVAYALEVLPFHLRAKGMMIMNITVQAILAIGNQTNKVAWDNLPNHWNFMLFYTLWDFCELVFVYFFYVETKGPTLEEISKIFDGDAAIGQVDPAQIEKEIHADHHEDDINTRAARSEKTAA from the exons atggcgaagaagacTATTGTCTCGCAGCAGGTCGTCGCCAATGTCGACGTCGCGCAGGCCGAGGCGCCGCGCTTCGAGAAGGTCTACTGGACCAAGGAGCCCCATCTCCGCAAGCTCTACTTCTCGACAGTCTTCCTCATGGTCGCCTCGGCCACCACGGGCTACGACGGCATGCTCGTCAACACGTCCCAGCAGATGAAGCGGTGGAAGGACTtcttcggcgacggcgtctcggacaacaacaagctcggcatcctcatcaACATGTTCAACATCGGTTCCATCATATCCTTCTTCATCACCCCCTATGTCGCCGATACGTACGGCCGCAAGGTGGCCATCGTCAGCGGCTGCTTGTTCATGATCGTCGGCGGTGCCATCACCGCCTTCTGCAACGGCTGGGGAA TGTACGTCGGCGGTCGATTCATCCTTGGTTTCGGCAACTCTCTGGCACAGATGGCGTCGCCCCTCCTTTTGACCGAGATCTGCCACCCTCAACACCGTGGCCCTGTCACTGCC ATCTATAATTGCTTGTGGAATTTGGgcgcgctcgtcgtcgcctccaTTGGATGGGGAACCTCGTACATAAACAACGATTGGTGCTGGCGTTCAATTACCTTCATTCAAATCGTGCCGTCCGTCATCCAGCTGATCGGCATCTGGTGGGTCCCGGAATCGCCGCGCTttctcatcaacaaggaccGCTCCGAAGATGCGCTCGCAGTCCTGGCCAAGCaccacgccggcggcgattTTAACAATGCCACAGTCCAGTTCGAGTACCGCGAGATGAAGGAGACAATCACAATGGAGAGAGATGCCGAAAAAACGACGAGTTACGCCGACTTCTTCCGCACCAAGGGTAACCGGTGGcgcctcgccatcatcatctccctCGGTGTCATCTCGCAATATTCAGGCA ATGCGTTATTCAGCAATTACATGGATGCAATCTACGAGGGCGCCGGTATTACTGAACAAAATCAGAAGCTCGCCATCTCGACTGGCAAGTCGATACTCGATTTGTCGTGCTCCATCGGGGCCGCGCTGACCGTGGACTAtttcggccgccgcccgctctTTCTCGTTGCAATCAGCGGTATGGTAGGCTCCTTCGTCTGCTGGACAATCACTGGCGCTGTGTTCGAAAACTCAGGCGCCACGAACCAGGGTTCTGGTTACGCCCAGCTGGTCTTCATCTGGATCTTTGGCATCTTCTACGACATTGGCTTCTCTGGCTTGCTCGTGGCCTacgccctcgaggtcctTCCATTCCATTTGCGTGCTAAAGGAATGATGATTATGAACATCACTGTTCAAGCCATCCTGGCCATCGGAAA CCAAACAAACAAGGTCGCGTGGGACAACCTCCCGAACCACTGGAACTTCATGCTGTTCTACACTCTCTGGGACTTTTGCgagctcgtcttcgtctACTTCTTTTACGTTGAGACCAAGGGCCCGACGCTCGAGGAGATCTCCAAGATCtttgacggcgacgccgccattGGCCAGGTCGACCCGGCCCagatcgagaaggagattCACGCCGACCaccacgaggacgacatTAACACGCGTGCCGCGCGCagcgagaagacggccgccTGA